The following coding sequences lie in one Stigmatopora argus isolate UIUO_Sarg chromosome 5, RoL_Sarg_1.0, whole genome shotgun sequence genomic window:
- the inpp5jb gene encoding phosphatidylinositol 4,5-bisphosphate 5-phosphatase A, whose translation MNPDNPIQSQMPTEHPDEAENTKTCESTAPPPSDPTSEATTGPPVAVARPRGPQRSARVEGSVDVCEPREDPTQEDDLDGCQPDGAAASRAKAASGPFVRTSGDRPGPKSGPKGPGHQAVRAASVPHPAAKKTLPAHLNLHSQRALSVAGTADTQSQTVEDFRVHIITWNVGSATPPDDITSLLGLNVGDGNTDMYIIGLQEVNSMINKRLKDVLFTDQWSEVCMERLSPFGYVLVTSQRMQGVLLLVFAKYFHLPFLRGVQTETTRTGLGGYWGNKGGVSARMSVFGHTICFLNCHLPAHMENSDQRMEDFESILQQQQFEGPAASGVLDHDVVFWLGDLNFRIDDLEMQVVKTAIDNNKLSTLWENDQLNMAKDSETVLEGFQEGPLKFPPTYKFDVGTNVYDTSGKKRKPAWTDRILWRLRATGSAANAGKRGSVSGLTSGTKVTQHCYRSHMEYVVSDHKPVSSIFTLQFPYKVDVPLVTVLVEDEWNSIAEAVVKFKMAPNYSRSSWDWIGLFKVGFKHHKDYVGYVWAKQEEADYHRQEQQVTFTEEELPKGSGDFILGYYSNNMNTIVGVTEPFQIQLPTSGHDSTSSDSSDLSSEDDSTGVIAKSGSRSPSPHKSKHHRHRSGSPSDAKTKELAATDGASSMTASDNEPIKSPTEGSQQPVSEESVKQREETGV comes from the exons ATGAACCCGGACAACCCGATCCAAAGCCAAATGCCAACAGAGCACCCGGATGAAGcggaaaacacaaaaacatgtgAAAGTACCGCGCCACCTCCTTCAGATCCAACATCTGAGGCCACCACCGGCCCACCCGTTGCTGTTGCCAGGCCTCGCGGGCCTCAGAGAAGCGCCAGGGTAGAAGGTTCTGTTGATGTATGTGAACCAAGAGAAGATCCCACACAAGAAGATGATCTGGATGGATGCCAACCCGATGGCGCTGCGGCAAGTCGGGCCAAAGCCGCTTCCGGGCCGTTCGTCAGGACCTCTGGAGACCGGCCCGGTCCCAAATCTGGCCCAAAAGGTCCCGGGCACCAGGCGGTCAGAGCTGCCTCAGTGCCCCATCCAGCTGCCAAGAAGACTTTACCTGCTCATCTGAACCTCCACTCCCAGAGAGCTCTGTCCGTGGCAGGCACAGCCGATACTCAATCTCAGACTGTGGAAGATTTCAG GGTTCACATCATCACTTGGAATGTGGGATCAGCCACACCTCCAGACGACATCACCTCCTTGTTGGGCTTGAACGTCGGCGATGGGAACACAGACATGTACATCATCGG ACTGCAGGAAGTCAACTCGATGATTAACAAACGACTGAAAGATGTCCTCTTCACAGACCAGTGGAGCGAGGTTTGCATGGAGAGACTCAGCCCCTTTGGATATGTGCTG GTGACCTCCCAAAGGATGCAAGGTGTGTTGCTGCTGGTTTTTGCCAAGTACTTCCATCTGCCCTTCCTGCGTGGAGTCCAGACGGAGACCACCCGCACTGGCCTTGGGGGTTACTGG GGAAACAAAGGTGGAGTTAGTGCCCGTATGTCAGTGTTCGGTCACACAATCTGCTTCCTCAACTGCCACCTACCGGCTCACATGGAAAACTCGGATCAGCGCATGGAGGATTTTGAGAGCATCCTTCAACAGCAGCAGTTTGAAGGCCCAGCAGCCTCTGGTGTCCTTGACCACGA TGTGGTGTTCTGGCTCGGTGACCTCAATTTCCGAATTGATGACTTGGAAATGCAAGTGGTAAAAACGGCCATTGACAATAACAAGTTGTCCACATTGTGGGAAAATGATCAG TTAAACATGGCGAAGGACAGTGAGACAGTGTTGGAGGGATTCCAAGAGGGGCCTCTCAAGTTTCCCCCCACTTACAAGTTTGATGTTGGGACCAATGTGTATGACACCAG CGGGAAGAAACGTAAACCGGCGTGGACCGACCGGATCCTCTGGCGCCTGAGAGCCACGGGGTCCGCCGCCAACGCCGGCAAGCGTGGGTCTGTTTCGGGGTTAACCAGCGGCACCAAAGTAACGCAGCACTGCTACAGAAGTCACATGGAATACGTAGTCAGCGACCACAAACCCGTCTCTTCCATCTTTACCCTTCAG TTTCCCTACAAGGTGGATGTTCCCCTAGTCACAGTCTTGGTGGAGGATGAGTGGAATAGTATTGCTGAAGCTGTAGTCAAGTTTAAAATGGCACCCAACTATTCTCGCAGCTCCTGGGACTGGATCGGACTTTTTAAG GTGGGTttcaaacaccacaaagactaCGTGGGATACGTGTGGGCCAAACAGGAGGAAGCCGATTATCACAGACAAGAACAACAG gtcacCTTTACTGAAGAGGAACTGCCCAAAGGCTCGGGAGATTTTATCTTGGGTTACTATAGCAACAACATGAACACCATTGTGGGTGTCACCGAACCGTTTCAG ATCCAGCTTCCCACATCCGGCCATGACAGCACTTCTTCAGACAGTTCTGACTTAAGCTCGGAAGACGACAGCACTGGCGTGATCGCAAAGTCTGGTTCTCGCAGTCCCAGCCCTCACAAATCCAAGCACCACCGCCATCGCTCCGGAAGTCCCTCAGACGCCAAAACGAAGGAGCTTGCTGCCACGGACGGTGCTTCATCCATGACAGCATCTGATAACGAGCCTATAAAATCCCCAACAGAGGGCAGCCAACAGCCTGTTTCTGAGGAGAGCGTCAAACAGAGAGAGGAGACGGGAGTCTGA